The Arthrobacter sp. D5-1 genome segment CGTGGCGTAATGGCCGCCCGGGATTTCCACCGGTTCGATTCCCAGCCGATCCTGTACTTGGCGCCGCATGAAGGGCGCTGGAAAGAACAGGTCGTCCCGGCACAGAATGGCCAGTGTGGGCACGTCCGGATGCTGGCCAGGCCAAGGCCCTGACATCCAGGCACCTTGCTGATCGCGCTCCTTGTCCCGGGCTTGCTGTGCAAGATCGTCAGGAACCAGGTTGAAGAACGACTCTTCGGGGATGGTCTCGCGGTCATGCCCGGTATTGGTCCACCAGTCGCCGAAGGTCTCGCCAGGCATGGGAATCATGGCCGTGAGATACACCAGGCCGTCGGACGTGAGTTCATTGCTGACCAAGGGTGCCGTAAAGCCACCCAGCGAGTGGCCCACAACTATGGTGTGCCGCGCGCCGTCGACCGCCCTGGTTGCCGCGCGGGTGTAGTCCTCAAGCATCGCGCCGTCGTCTTCAATAGGGAGGTCGACCGCGATGACCTCATGGCCCGCCGATTCGAGCAAGGGCTTGACCAAGTGCCAGTCCCACGCCGTGGAACCGCCGCCATGAATCAGTACGAAAACCGCCATTTCCCCTCCCCGTCCCAGTTCACCGTGTGCGTCACCAACGGGTCCGCAAAGCCACGTGTGGCCGGTGGGTTGATCAGAAATTCATCGTAGTGCCGGCCCTTCGGCAAAGGCCAGAACACCTGGGTGCTGCCTGAGGCGCGTCTGGTGCGTCCCGCCGTCGAGGGCTATTCCGCGGCCCAAGTGCGGGGTAGACTCCGGCCCAGGCGCGGGGGAAGCGTCTTGGCACTTTGGGGGGATTGCAGTGGGAACTGTTGTCAGTGTTTCAGGAACGCCTGTGCGCCGCTTTGCTGACCGGGGGCGGTCCCGCTGGGGCACTTTGGTTGCGGCAGCCGGAGTGGCGTCGTTGTTGATTTCCGGGATCCCAACTTCTCCTGCTGCGGCAGACATCGTCGCGGACATCATCGACGTGGGGCCCGAAGCCAGCGACGTAGCGGTCAACCCCGTCACCAATACTGTGTATGTCACTACCCGCGATGGGCTGACCGTCATTAATGGAAAAACACAGGCCACAGTCAAAATAGCAACGGGGAGCACCCCGGTGGCTGTCGCGGTTAACACTGCGACCAACAAGATCTACCTCAGCCTCAAAAGTGACCCATCCGCGCCGGGATCCGTCGCTATTGTCAACGGTGCCACTCATGCCGTCGCCAAAGTTACGGTGGGCGCCGCTCCCGGAGAGCTGGTCATCGACCAGAAGACCAACAAGATCTACGCGGGCACCCTTGACGGCGTTTCCGTCATTAACGGAAGCACCAACGCCAGCTCCATCATCAACTCCGGATCGGTCAGTACGCTGGCCATCAATCAGGTGACCCATCGGCTGTATACCCTGGGTGGAGGTGGCCTCAATGTCATCGACACTTCAACCAACGCCGTGACTCGCATTGACCTGGGCACCAATGCAATTCCGAGTTACTTGGCCGTCAATCAGGTGACCAACAAGGTATACGTCGCCGTACGGGCGCGGCAGTATGCAGCGCTGGAAGTTGTTGATGGAGCCACAAACCAAGCAGGCGGGATGTTCTCCGATCTCAACGCCAGCCCCACGTCCCTCTCCGTGGACGAAAAGAACAATCGGGTCTACTTCGGCCGGACTTCGCTGGGGGATGGCACCATTTCATCGCGGACCGGGCTGCTGGCGATATTCGACGACGGCGGACCGGGGCGGGTCGATATCAGAACCGGTGCGGCGCCAGGAGCGATTGCCGTCAACGGAACCACCAACAAGGTGTATTTTGAGGCCGGTTACAGGGGCACCACGGTGGTCGATGGTAAAAGCTTTGCTCTCTCCACACTGTCACACCCCTTTACGGGCACCCTGGCCGTCAATGAGGCCACCAACAAAATCTACGCAAGCAACTGGCAAGGGTCCGTAACGATCATTGACGGGAACAGCCCCACACCCCTGAAAAACGACTTCAGGGGTGATCGAAAGACGGACCTGTTGGCCCGCGACGCTTCGGGTGTCTTGTGGCTCTACCCGGGAAACGGGGCCGCCGGATGGCTCCCCCGCACCCAAGTGGGTTCGGCGTGGAACTCCATGACCGCCGTCGTCAGTCCCGGCGACTTTAACGGCGACAAGAAACCGGACGTTCTTGCCCGCGATGGTGCCGGCCACCTGTGGATGTACCCGGGAAACGGGGCGGGTGGTTGGCTGGCGCGGGTTCACGTCGGGTCGGGCTGGAATGCCATCACGGCCATCGTCACGCCAGGGGACTTCAATGGGGACGGCACCGCCGACATCCTCGCCCGCGATACTTCCGGGACCCTCTGGCTGTACCCCGGCGACGGTCGGGGAGATTGGTTGCCCAGGACCAACCTAGGGACCGGCTGGAACGCGCTGACGGCAATTGTTGGCTCAGGTGACTTCAACAGCGATGGCACCCCCGATGTCCTTGCCCGTGACGGATCCGGTGTTCTCTGGCTCTACAACGGGAACGGCACCGGAGGCTGGGCATGGGACCGCCAGAAGGTCGGTGAGGGTTGGAACAGCATGACATCCATCGTCGCCCCAGG includes the following:
- a CDS encoding alpha/beta hydrolase yields the protein MAVFVLIHGGGSTAWDWHLVKPLLESAGHEVIAVDLPIEDDGAMLEDYTRAATRAVDGARHTIVVGHSLGGFTAPLVSNELTSDGLVYLTAMIPMPGETFGDWWTNTGHDRETIPEESFFNLVPDDLAQQARDKERDQQGAWMSGPWPGQHPDVPTLAILCRDDLFFPAPFMRRQVQDRLGIEPVEIPGGHYATLSHPGAVAAALNQFAQQIAGTRPA
- a CDS encoding FG-GAP-like repeat-containing protein; translated protein: MRRFADRGRSRWGTLVAAAGVASLLISGIPTSPAAADIVADIIDVGPEASDVAVNPVTNTVYVTTRDGLTVINGKTQATVKIATGSTPVAVAVNTATNKIYLSLKSDPSAPGSVAIVNGATHAVAKVTVGAAPGELVIDQKTNKIYAGTLDGVSVINGSTNASSIINSGSVSTLAINQVTHRLYTLGGGGLNVIDTSTNAVTRIDLGTNAIPSYLAVNQVTNKVYVAVRARQYAALEVVDGATNQAGGMFSDLNASPTSLSVDEKNNRVYFGRTSLGDGTISSRTGLLAIFDDGGPGRVDIRTGAAPGAIAVNGTTNKVYFEAGYRGTTVVDGKSFALSTLSHPFTGTLAVNEATNKIYASNWQGSVTIIDGNSPTPLKNDFRGDRKTDLLARDASGVLWLYPGNGAAGWLPRTQVGSAWNSMTAVVSPGDFNGDKKPDVLARDGAGHLWMYPGNGAGGWLARVHVGSGWNAITAIVTPGDFNGDGTADILARDTSGTLWLYPGDGRGDWLPRTNLGTGWNALTAIVGSGDFNSDGTPDVLARDGSGVLWLYNGNGTGGWAWDRQKVGEGWNSMTSIVAPGDFNGDGRPDIVARDGSGSLFLYPSASGGAWLPTVRIGQGWNGMTALL